The stretch of DNA CTTGCTGCCTACGGGCTAGATTGTAGGATTGCTTGAGGTGAAGATAAATGGGGGCGATCGCAATGGGGCGATCGAGAAGGGTCGCATCATCAACGCCCCTTCCTCCCCGCTTCAAGGTTGACAACAGGTGTAGCGATCGCCGCTTGGTTAGCGAAACCGCCGTTTCCGTCGAGCCATCACCGCCTTCCGCTTCCGCTTTTCCTGCGGTGTTTCAAAGTGTCGATGGCTTTTGACATCTGCCAAAATTCCTGCCTTTGAGACCTGACGCTTAAACCGACGCAGTGCTGACTCAATTCCTTCATTTTCTCCTAAGAGCACCTGGGTCATGTATGACTACTCCTTCTAACCTAATCAACAATTTCAGTCCATCTGTGGAACCCGCCCACCTGAAATCAGGATATGTGCGTTAGATCCACACAATCGTCCCGCCGTTTGCTGCGCTAGTTGCAGTCACCAAAATCTTCCATGGGAAAAGAAGCGTCAGGATACTTCAGTTCACCCAGATTGGATCAAACGGCGCTACATTAAATCATTTTCTATTTTAACCAAGGGGCTGAACTCAGCACGATTTTTCCATCAAAAATCTGCTAAGAACAATCGATAGTCGGTTAAGGGCTATGCCTAGATGGGGCACGAATGGGCTCTAGCACGACCTGTCTGGCTAGATTTGAACTTCTTGAATCCGAGATGTGACGAAGCGATTCATCCAGTTTTCTAGGTAGGCTCGATTGGCGCGCCGTTCGTCTAAGGTGGTGGTAGACAGGGGGTAGGGCGCTAATCCTTGAATGGTGGCAGTGGTGACGCAAAACATAGATTTCTGAAACGTCTCACAGATTTTCACCCGTAGATCATCGTCTTGGCGGGTACTCTGCTGATAGAGATCGCGCAGATAATCGGGTAAAAAGTGACGCATATCTTGCATCAGCAAGGTGGGGGGAATGCCGGAACCACCGACAGGGAGAGGGTCGGCAAAGAGGGCACCGTAGGCGAAGTCTTGCTGGTAGAACGGAATTTGGTAGGCCTGAGCGTTGTAGGAAATGGTGCCCGGAAAGGGAGTGCCGCGAAAGAAAATGGCCTCGACGTAGGGTATGGCGGTGTCGGCGAGGAAGGTTAGACCAGCGGAGGGGGGAATGATCTCATGGGTGCGATCGCCCAGTTGGACGTTGTAGACAATGGGCTGGCTGGCCGCTGCCACAAGACCCTCGCGAATATGGCTGACCACGTCAGGAATAGTTGTGATCTCTCCCGCATCGTAGCGATCGGAGAGCGACAAAAACATATCGCTCATGACCCGCCAGAACTGGCCAAGACCGCTGTAGTAGGCCATCATCCGCAGTTGTTCTGGCAAGAAGTCGGGAAATAAGCGATGCAGCCCCAGCATGAATGGATTGGTTTTAAATTTGTCGCGGATTAAGACCTCGGCCCGCTGACGAAAGTCTGGGGTATCGAGGTAGGCATCTAAGCCACCGCCGCCATGCCAAAACATTCCTTTCATGCAATATTCGGCATATTCGTAGTTGATGCGATCGTGCCACCAATGCTGAAGCAGTTTCGTGAATGAAACTTGACCGTTGAAATACTTGAAGAAGGGCAAGATCACCAAACATTGATGGTCGGCAATGTAGTTCAAATTGATGGAATAGGCATCCAGAACAACCCCGTAGCTTTTGAGGATGCCGACGACTTCGGTGACGTGGACGGGGGAGTCGGGAAGCAGGGCCTGCCCCGATTCTAGCTGGTAAATATAGGCAGCAAGGGGATGCTTGGAGGGATCGAGTTGGGTGCTCAGCATGACAAACTGTGGGTGATGAATCGACGTATATAAACCGCTAGGGCAGCAGCCGGGCCGGCTCTATCTTGGCGGTGAGGGCTACGGGCGGTGGCGTCCTCATCGACATTCTGGTCAGGAGCATTCCTGACTCAGATTCACTCCAGCGCACGAGCCAGTTGGGCTGGAGTCCTAAAACTAAAATGAAGGCTACCAGCACTAGGGCCGGGATGCGATCGTTCCAGTTGACCCGGGGGAGTTTGTCAAAGGGAGCATCCAAGCGGCCAAAGAAGACCCGATTGATCATCAGAAGAAAATAGACAGCGGTGAGCCCTGTTCCCACCATACACAGCAGCGTTTGAATCGGGAAGATGGGGAAGCTGCTGCGAAAGACCATAAATTCGGCAATAAAGCCCACCATGCCAGGAATGCCAGCGCTGGCCATGGCCGCTAAAATCATCAAACTGCCAATGAGGGGAAGCCCCCGCTCGGGATTTAAGAGCCCCCGCAAGACTTGGACATCGCGGGTGCCGGTTTTTTTGTACACCACGCCCACTAGGAGAAAGAGCAGGGCAGAGATCAGCCCATGGCTGACCATTTGGGCGACAGCCGCAATCAGGCTCAGGCGGGTGGTGGCGGCGGTAGCTAGGAGGACAAAGGCCATGTGGGCGATGGAGGAGTAGGCAACCACCTTTTTCATGTCCTGCTGGGCGATCGCACAACAGGCACCATAGAGGGCTCCTACGGCGGCCCAGGTGGCTAACCAAGGCGCGAGATAGGCCCAGGCATCCAGAAACATCGACAGGCCAAAGCGCAGGAGACCATAGGTACCCAATTTCAGCAGCACGCCGGCTAGGAGCACCGAGACGGGGGTGGAGGCTTCCACGTGGGCATCGGGCAGCCAGGTATGGAGAGGAATGAACGGTGTTTTAATGCCAAATCCTAGCAGAATGCCGGATAGCAGCAGAAGCTGGGTGCCGAGGGGGAGGAGTTGCGATCGCCCTGGATCGTAGGCAAAGCTGCTGGCTCCCGTAAACCAAACGGTTCCTAAAAAGGCGGCGAGAATCAGCACACCGGATGCGGCGGTGTAAATCAAAAACTTGGTGGCGGCGTATCCGCGTTTCTGCCCGCCCCAGATGGCAATGAGAAAATAGAGGGGCAGAATTTCGATTTCGTAAAACAGGAAGAACAGCAGTAGGTTTTGGGCTAGAAATGCACCGGCCACGCCCACGTTCAACACAAAAATTAGCGCGTAGTAGAAGCGAGAGCGGGGAATGTCTGGGTCTGTGGCAGCGATCGCCACCACGTTGAGCAGCGCGTTTAAAAACAACAGGGGTAGCGATAGCCCATCTAACCCCAGGCTATAGTTCAACCCAATGGTGTCGAGCCAAGGCAGCAACTCGGTAAACTGCATTTCGGTGGCAGTTAGGTCAAACTGACTGCCGATCACGATAGTCCAAACGAGTAAAACGATCGCGAGCACCAGACTCACACTGCGCACCGTGCGCGATGAGACGGTACTCGGAAAGCAGGAAATGACGATTGCTCCTAGGAGAGGTAGCCAAATTAAGGCACTCAGCATCTGTTGTTGTTTTGCTCCCTACATCACGGCTCAAGTAGATGGATGACTGGTGGATCGAGTGGTTGTGATAGGCGACACAGCTTTTATGCAGCCCTAGGATGGCAGATTGACGGTGACCATCAACAACAGCCCCACCCCCAGCAAAATGGTTAATGCATAAAATCGGAATTGCCCTGAGACGTTGTAGCGCAATCCTTGCCCGCTAAAAATGGTCGCTAACCCTACCAGGTTGACGGCTCCATCAATGATGTAGCGATCGATCCAGTCTGATAGCCACGATAACCAGCTCACGGCGGCTACCACCGTGACGTTGTAGATCTTCTCGATGTAAAAGTCGTAGGCGAGGAGATCTTGTAAAAACCTGAGGGATATGAGGGCAGGGCGTGACCAGGCCCGTCGTAGCTCTATGGAAAATCCGATGACACAGCCGATCAGACCGGCTGCCAACTCGATGGGCATTGCGATCTGGGAAAACAAGCTGTCTTGAGCAATTAATGGCGTGATTGGACTCAGCCAAAACTGCCAGTGTTGGGGCACAGTGTAGGCTATCAGGGTGACGATGCTTAGGGTCACCATGGGAATGGCCATGGGCCAAGGCACCTCTGGAGCCCGGCGAGTTTTGGCTTGGGGGGTGCCTAAAAAGACGAGCCGAAACACTCGGGTGAGGTTAATGGCGCTGAGGAGGTTGGCAAAGGCCAGCACGGCCAACAACCACCAAGAGTTGGTCCACGTTCCATCGAGCCAGCGATGCATCGTCCAAAACATGCCCAAGGGCGTTACAGCCACGAGCCCGGCTGAGCCGACGACAAAGGCGGTGGTGGTAGCCGGCATCCGCGACCACAGACCACCCATTTCGGTGATGTTTTGTCCACTGGTGGTCATAATGATGCCCCCAGCACTCATGAAGAGCAGCGCTTTGGCAACGGCATGACTAAAGAGAATCAGCAGGGCAATATCCACATGCCCCAAGCCCACGGCAATAAACACCAACCCGAGATAGGCACTGGTGGAGTGGGAGAGGGTGCGTTTGATGTCAATCTGAGCGATCGCCATCAGCGAGGCTCCAATGGCTGTGACGGTGCCAATGGCGATCAGCGCGTTTGCCGAAACCGGTGAAAGGGTGAACACGGGCTGCAGCTTGATCAAGACATAGGCCCCTGATGACACCACCACAGAATTCCGCAAAATTCCGGCTGGATTGGGCCCTTCCATGGCTTCATCGAGCCAGAGATTTAAGGGGAATTGGGCGCATTTGCCCGTGGGGCCAGCAATCAGGGACAGTCCTAGAGCTGCTGCAGCCCAAGGAACTAGAGGCGTGGCATCTGCCCAGTCTGCCAGCTCAGAAAAGTTGAGCCCTTCGCCATAGCTGGATAAGGCCACTAGCCCCATCAGCAGAATAATATCGCCCACCCGCTTGGTCAAAAAGGCGTCTCGGGCTGCGGTTACTACAAGGGGCTGAGCATACCAAAACCCTACCAAGAGATAGGTAGACAGGGTCAGCATCTCCAGCAAGCCGTAGCTGAGGAAGAGGGAATCGCTGAGGGCAATGCCAGCGAGCGCTCCTTCAAAGAAGCCCATCAGCCCAAAGAATCGGGCTAACGACCAGTCTTTTTCCATGTAGCCTAGGGCGTAAATCTGGGCCAGCAAGCTAATGCAGGTCACCAGTTCCATCGCTCCGAGGCTGATGGGAGAAATTTCAATGGTGAGGGCAATGTCTAGATCGGCTGCGTGGAGCCATTCCAGAGCAAGCTGTTGTGGCGGCTGCCCCCAAACTTGTATAAAGCCAATCGACCCATGCACAAAGGAGAGCAGGGTCATAAAAAGGTTAATATAAGCGCCCGGACGCGGCCCTGTGCGATGAACCATCCCCGCCGACCAGGGTATGGTCACCAGTGCTCCCGCTACGCCATAAAACGGAACAAGCCAAATTGTCTGCAGCAAAAACTGGGTCATTACAGGCGATAGAACAGTTCTACAAAGAAGTTTTAAAAAAGAGGCAAGGACGGTCGAGATCTCACAGGAACAAGGAACATGTTGTTGGCGGCAAAGAGCTAGAGCGATCGCTGCCGAGGCTGAATGAGCCTGTAGATCTCCTTGACCTCATGAATTATCTCAAATATTTGTGACTGTTATTAGAGACTTTTCTTAGAGACGTTTCAGCAAGGACGGTTCCAAACATCATCCTGATTGTGACATAAGACCTCCCCCTCACCGGATGGCTTGCTCCTATCAACTTGATAAGAAGCCGTTATGAAGCGGTGATAGATGAGGGCATGGCGAGTGGATATCCACAGCGATCGCTTGCCTCACTCCCATCGATCGCGGCTCATTGTAACCCTTACTCCCCTAGGGATGTAGGCTCTGCGATGCGCTCCTAGAAGGGCTCCTCCATCAGATTCAACCTGCCAGAGAATAGGAGATGGATGGGTGCGCCGGGATTCTATAGGGATGCGATCGCTGCCTGCAACTGCTGTTCTGAATCGATGCATGGAGCCAAAAAGATATATTTGTTAACACAATTAAGCTGAAGCGATCGCTGTGTTGTTTAGATTTATAGCTATAAGTAACAAAATATGAATCAATCTAACCTAATGTTGAAGGCACTTTTGAACACAAGAAACCGGGGCAACAGCTTGGTACTATTAAAGGCAGATCATCAGAGTTTGTGAGTCAAATATCCTCTAATGTGTTTTGAATAATGTGTTTTGAACCTTTAGTTGATTTGAATCCTTGTCTTCAATGATCATCTTCTCAACTTTAGTTGCCTGAAAGGATGTTCAATTAGTGCTTAGATGATAGAGGCAGACGTTGATCGCTGGATGAAATGGTGAGCATACAATGCATCTAATGAGCTTTATGCACCTTAGATGATGTTAATCTTCACAATTTGACAGTTTTGATGGTAAGGCTAGTGACAAAGCGATCGCAATCATACGAAGCCCCCCAATCTAAATGTGTGAATGTGTGAGTATCGTAACCTCGCCTGTCTTCGGTGAAGCTTGATCGTTGACCCGTCATTCCTAAGTTTTAGTTCTCTTTTGCTTAGGCTAGCAGTCAGATGTACTCAACATGGTGTCTTGTTGAGGCGGTAGGCGCTGTTTAGCGTTCAAGGATAAACAATGCAGCCGGGCAGACCATGGCTCTATCGAAAGAAGGGTCGGTTTGTGGATGCATTCATCCCTCTGATCCCCTATCTCCTTGACCGGTTATCCCTGGTTCGTACACCCAAGAATGGCTGTATGATAAGTCTGGATTATTTTTCGCATAAACAAGAATCATTTTGCTTTATATTGTCAAACCTGATCCACCACCTGTATTCTTAATCTTGGGAATTTTACGGTGCTTTTCTGAATAATTAAAATCGACCATCCCGTCGATCACGTCAGAAAAAGGTTTAGAAGTTTTGTCAGTTTTCTTTGTGGGAGACGAGAGATGCCAATCGCAGTCGGAATGATTGAAACCAGGGGATTTCCCGCTGTTGTGGAAGCGGCTGATGCCATGGTCAAAGCGGCGCGTGTCACTCTAGTCGGCTATGAAAAAATCGGCAGTGGACGTGTCACCGTGATTGTGCGTGGCGATGTCTCTGAAGTACAGGCTTCCATATCAGCAGGGATTGACTGTACAAAGCGGGTGAATGGGGGGGAAGTTCTCTCCACCCACATCATTGCTCGCCCCCACGAGAACTTAGAGTACGTGCTGCCCATTCGCTATACCGAAGCCGTTGAGCAGTTCCGGACTTAAAAGAGTCTCGTTGTTGGTGTTTGCATCAGCACCCTTGGTTTGTCTTCAGTTGTACCTTAAGGTGTCATTCTGAAGATAGGCAGGGAACGAGTGCCACGATACAAAAGTTTGTTCATTACGTTAACTGGAAGGGAGTAAGGTCTCATGTCAATTGCAGTTGGAATGGTAGAAACGCTAGGGTTCCCCGCTGTTGTGGAAGCCGCTGATGCGATGGTCAAGGCTGCTCGGGTCACCTTGGTGGGCTACGAAAAGATTGGTAGCGGTCGCGTGACCGTGATTGTCCGGGGTGATGTCTCTGAAGTGCAAGCTTCTGTGGCTGCCGGTATCGAGAATGTGAAGCGCGTCAACGGCGGTCAAGTTCTTTCCACCCACATCATTGCTCGTCCCCACGAAAACCTAGAGTATGTGCTGCCGATTCGCTACACCGAAGCCGTTGAAGCATTCCGGGAAAGCGTCACCGGTATTCGTCCGATGAACCGTCCATAGACCTGAAGCAGCTTGCTAAGGTTTGTGGAATGGTAGTCAGCGCTCAACAAGATCCGAGGTTCGATGCAGATTGCGAAGGTGTGCGGTACGGTCGTCAGCACTCAAAAAGATCCAAGTTTAACTGGGGTCAAGTTCTTGTTACTCCAATTGCTCGATGAACAGGGAAACCCGTTGCCCGAGTATGAGGTGGCTGCAGATACGGTGGGTGCTGGGGTTGATGAATGGGTGTTGGTGAGCCGAGGCAGTGCTGCTCGACAGGTGAGCGGCAGTGAATCGCGTCCACTGGATGCTTTGGTCATTGGCATTATCGATACCGTCAGCCTAGACAATCGCTTGTTTTACAGTAAACGCGACTCGGATCGCTGACGTTTAGGGTTCGGAGGTAAGGGCGATCGCTTCTGGTTGCTCTTACCTCTAGAATTACCGGCTGGGGGTGAAGTCTAAAAGGCAGCGATCGCTGCATCCATCTAGGGATGTTTGATTGCCGTCTGGAGTTTAGGCAAGGGAAGCATCGCCCTAGCTTACTGGTTTGTATTGCTTAGAAGGGAATGCTTATGGTAGCTCATTACTCCGCTACTCCCCCAACACCATGGTCTAAAAGCTTGGCACAGCCTCAAATTCACGACACGGCCTACGTTCATTCATTCGCCAATATCATTGGTGATGTTTGTATTGGAGCTGGCGTAGTGGTCGCTCCAGGGACCTCCATCCGGGCGGATGAGGGGCACCCATTTTTTATTGGTGAGGGCAGTCGTGTTCAAGATGGTGCTGTCATTCATGGCTTAGATCAGGGTCAAGTGGTGGGAGATAATGACCGCTCCTACTCCGTTTGGATTGGGCAACGAGTCACCCTCACTCACATGGCGCTGATCCATGGCCCAGCCTATGTTGGGGATGATTGCTTTATCGGATTTCGCTCCACCCTGTTCAATGCTCGCATTGGTCAAGGCTGCATCATTATGATGCACGTGTTGATTCAAGACGTGGAAATTCCACCTGGAAAATTTGTGCCATCTGGTTCCGTGATCACGTCTCAGCAACAAGCCGATCAGTTACCGGATGTGCAAGAAGCCGATAGTCGCTTTGTGCAACATGTGGTGGGTGTCCATGAATCCGTGCGATCGCATCCCCATCAAGCGGAGAACGCCGTGCAGGTATCTACCCTGCGCCGTGAGTTAGAGCAGGTATACCAAGCAAGTGGTGATAGTGCTGACAGGGTCAATGATAGCGATGGGCAGGTACAACGTATGAAATTGAGTCCAGAAGTAGTAGAGCAGGTGCATCAACTGTTGACTCAGGGCTATCGCATTAGCACTGAGTTTGCCGATGCGCGTCGATATCGGATTAGTTCGTGGAAGACAGGGCCGTCGATTTCTGCCGGACAGCGATCGGAGGTGATTGCTGCCCTAGAGCGATGTTTGGATGAACATAGCCAAGAATATGTCCGCATGATTGGTGTGGATACGGGGTCTAAGCGACGGGTGGCTGAGGTGATGTTGCAGCGTCCGGGCGATCGCAATGGCAACTCCGCCCCCTCCCAGGATCGTCGCTCCACCTCCAACTATTCGCCCTATCAGTCTGGGCAAGCGATCGCCTCTCCGTCTTCCGAGCCTGTCTCTGGCGATATTGCTGAGCAGGTGCGTCAGCTTCTATCCCAGGGTTACCGGATCGGTATGGAGCATGTGGATGCTCGCCGCTTCCGCACAGGCACGTGGAAGAGCTGCGCCCCCATTCAGTCTACGCGCTTGAATGAGGTGATGGCTGGCTTGGAAGCCTGTATGGCAGACCATGCCGGAGAATATGTGCGCTTGATTGGCATTGATACCCAATCTCGGCGACGGGTCTTGGAAACGGTGGTGCAGCGCCCCGGTGAGGCACCGAAGTCTGTTGCCAGCGGCGGACAGCGCAGCAACGGTGCCAGCTATGCATCGGCACCCTCCGCAAGCAGTGCGGGCCTGAGCCGTGAAGTGGCCGATCAAGTCCATCAACTCCTGTCCCAGGGCTATCAGATTGGTACAGAGCATGTGGATGCTCGCCGCTTCCGCACAGGCACGTGGAAGAGCTGCTCACCCATTGAAGCAACCCGTCCTAACGATGTGATCGCCGCATTAAACGCCTGCATGGTCGAACATGCTGGGGAATATGTGCGGATGATTGGTATTGATACTCGGTCGCGCCGCCGGGTGGCAGAGGTGATGATTCAACGGCCAGGCGATAGCGCTCCCAAGGCTTCTGCATCGAGCAGTAGCTACGCGGCACGAACCAGTACGTCGTCTTCGAACGGTTCTGGATCACGATCCTCGTCAACATCTGTAGGCAGTGATGTGGCAGATCAGGTGCGTCAGCTCCTGTCCCAAGGCTACCGGATCGGTATGGAACATGTGGATGCTCGTCGCTTCCGCACGGGTACGTGGAAAAACTGTGCGCCGGTTCAATCCACCCGCCCTGATGATGTGATGTCAGCCCTGTCTGCCTGTATGGCGGAGCATCAAGGTGAATATGTTCGCCTGATTGGGATTGATACCAAATCCAAGAAACGGGTCGCTGAGATCATGGTTCAGCGTCCATAGCTGACCTCTGACTGACGTCTAGAACTGGCGGTTGCATGAAGGATGCTAAGCCGCCAGGCTAGGCTTGGTTCAATCTGTTGATCAAGCATCATATGCCAGACCTGTGAGACAAGAGAGAACTAGATGCGGACGTCTAGGAGCATCGATCTGTTTCGGTGACCGCGTCTGCTTTTAGATGATGCAGTTTTCATCAATCGAATTGTTTCACGTTCCTGGTTTCCCCAACGAACTGAGTCCATGAGTTTGCCACTCCTGCCACCTACCAATGACACCCATTTCATCCTCAGTGGCGATGTGACCCTGCATCCTGGAACAGCGATCGCTCCCGGCGTGGTTCTTCAGGCTGATCCTGGAAGTCGCATTATTATTGAGGCAGGAGTGTGCATTGGTATGGGTTCGGTGCTGCATGCCTACCAAGGTACGGTGCATCTTGAACAGGGAGTGATTCTGGGCCTGCAGGTGTTAGTGGTAGGAGCAGGACGGGTGGGGCAGAATGCCTGTCTTGGATCAGGGGTGACCATCTTTGCCTGTGATGTGGCGGCAGGATCTGTGGTACCAGCAGGAACGCTCCTCGGGCAGATGGGGCGGCAAGCGGTGGCCCAGGCCGGAACATCGCCCTTCATCTCTAGCCCAACGGCCTTACCGCAGGCGGTGGGGCAGGTTGTGGAGCAGATCGTGGAGCATACCGTAAGCGAAACGCAGTTTAGGTCTGTAACCTTAACCGATCGAGAGCTCAGCGCGGATCCTTGGGAAGACGAAAGCAGTGACGCTGAGAGCAGTCTTAGATCGCACCATCCGTCTACAGGATCTACACCACCAAAGCCGTCTTCAGAGCTATCTCCAGAACCATCTAAGGCCAACGCATCGGCAAGCAACGCATCGGAGAACGGTGCAACGGGGGGCGGCTCCGATGCACCGTCCTCCCAGCTCACCTCCCAGCCAACGATGCAGACCCCCGTCTATGGGCAAGCCTCTCTCGATCGCTTAATGGGCATGTTGTTCCCCCATCGGCAAGCGCTGCAATCAGACTCAGACGAGCCGAATACGCCTAATTCGTAGGGCACAGCTATGAATCTACGAGATAATTTTAATGGCAGGCTAAGATAGAGCTAAGCAACCCATGTTGTTGGGTTCGTCTAGTTTGATTCAGTCGTCTCTGGTGAGTTGACCTTGCTAGAGAGAGCAAAACATTCCCGGAAGCGGGCGGTTATCTAATGTAGCGACTCAATCCGGTCGAGGCTCAATCATGGACGGTGATGATCCGACGCTCATGTCATCTCCATGATGGTCAGCACGCGGTGTAGATGCTCACCCACAGGACGCACGAGGGCAATCATGGAGCTTCGTAATCCACCATCAAAATTTATTCAAGCCGCTGGGCGATCGATCGACTTCCGAGATCAGGCCCTCGGATTGGTCTCGACCCGCAGCTTTCCAGCGATCGTGGGCACTGCCGATATGATGCTCAAGTCATCTGGGGTGAGGCTTGTGGGGTATGAAAAAATTGGTAGCGGTTACTGCACGGCGGTGGTGCGAGGCAACCTATCGGATGTGCGCATTGCGGTGGAGGCTGGAGCTGAGACTGCTGAACAATTTGGCCAATTCATTTCAAAGCTGGTAATTTCTCGACCGTTGCCCAACCTTGATGCGGTGCTGCCCATTGGCAGTCGTCTTGCCAGCATCGTGGAGGGACGCGGCCATAACCGTCTGAGTAATCAAGCGGTTGGCTTGGTGGAAACCCGTGGTTTTCCAGCCATGGTGGGAGCCTGTGATGCCATGCTTAAGGCGGCTGATGTGCAGCTTGCTTCCTACGAAATGGTGGGGGCAGGGCTCTGCACAGCCATTATTCGGGGCCGGGTGGCAGATGTGGCGGTGGCGGTGGAAGCTGGGATGCATGAAGCAGAGCGCATCGGTGAGCTCCATGCTGTGATGATTATTCCTCGGCCGCTGGATGATTTGGAAGATACGCTGCCGGTGGCGAGCTGTTGGATTGAGCGGCCCGAACCGCTGTCTATCCCCCTCGATCTCCAGGATCCTCAGGAAGAAGAGCTAGTTGAACTGCCCGATTTGCGATCGCTTCCCCAGTCTCAGGAAGAAGCGCTAGAACCTCCCATGCAGGATGAAGAGGTTCTAGAAGTTTTTGAGCCAGAAGTAGTACAGCATCCAGAATCTCTCTCCCAAGATTTGCCTGATCA from Leptolyngbya sp. CCY15150 encodes:
- a CDS encoding ribulose bisphosphate carboxylase small subunit, which encodes MAQPQIHDTAYVHSFANIIGDVCIGAGVVVAPGTSIRADEGHPFFIGEGSRVQDGAVIHGLDQGQVVGDNDRSYSVWIGQRVTLTHMALIHGPAYVGDDCFIGFRSTLFNARIGQGCIIMMHVLIQDVEIPPGKFVPSGSVITSQQQADQLPDVQEADSRFVQHVVGVHESVRSHPHQAENAVQVSTLRRELEQVYQASGDSADRVNDSDGQVQRMKLSPEVVEQVHQLLTQGYRISTEFADARRYRISSWKTGPSISAGQRSEVIAALERCLDEHSQEYVRMIGVDTGSKRRVAEVMLQRPGDRNGNSAPSQDRRSTSNYSPYQSGQAIASPSSEPVSGDIAEQVRQLLSQGYRIGMEHVDARRFRTGTWKSCAPIQSTRLNEVMAGLEACMADHAGEYVRLIGIDTQSRRRVLETVVQRPGEAPKSVASGGQRSNGASYASAPSASSAGLSREVADQVHQLLSQGYQIGTEHVDARRFRTGTWKSCSPIEATRPNDVIAALNACMVEHAGEYVRMIGIDTRSRRRVAEVMIQRPGDSAPKASASSSSYAARTSTSSSNGSGSRSSSTSVGSDVADQVRQLLSQGYRIGMEHVDARRFRTGTWKNCAPVQSTRPDDVMSALSACMAEHQGEYVRLIGIDTKSKKRVAEIMVQRP
- a CDS encoding BMC domain-containing protein — encoded protein: MPIAVGMIETRGFPAVVEAADAMVKAARVTLVGYEKIGSGRVTVIVRGDVSEVQASISAGIDCTKRVNGGEVLSTHIIARPHENLEYVLPIRYTEAVEQFRT
- a CDS encoding NADH-quinone oxidoreductase subunit M, with translation MLSALIWLPLLGAIVISCFPSTVSSRTVRSVSLVLAIVLLVWTIVIGSQFDLTATEMQFTELLPWLDTIGLNYSLGLDGLSLPLLFLNALLNVVAIAATDPDIPRSRFYYALIFVLNVGVAGAFLAQNLLLFFLFYEIEILPLYFLIAIWGGQKRGYAATKFLIYTAASGVLILAAFLGTVWFTGASSFAYDPGRSQLLPLGTQLLLLSGILLGFGIKTPFIPLHTWLPDAHVEASTPVSVLLAGVLLKLGTYGLLRFGLSMFLDAWAYLAPWLATWAAVGALYGACCAIAQQDMKKVVAYSSIAHMAFVLLATAATTRLSLIAAVAQMVSHGLISALLFLLVGVVYKKTGTRDVQVLRGLLNPERGLPLIGSLMILAAMASAGIPGMVGFIAEFMVFRSSFPIFPIQTLLCMVGTGLTAVYFLLMINRVFFGRLDAPFDKLPRVNWNDRIPALVLVAFILVLGLQPNWLVRWSESESGMLLTRMSMRTPPPVALTAKIEPARLLP
- a CDS encoding EutN/CcmL family microcompartment protein; this translates as MQIAKVCGTVVSTQKDPSLTGVKFLLLQLLDEQGNPLPEYEVAADTVGAGVDEWVLVSRGSAARQVSGSESRPLDALVIGIIDTVSLDNRLFYSKRDSDR
- a CDS encoding NAD(P)H-quinone oxidoreductase subunit F; its protein translation is MTQFLLQTIWLVPFYGVAGALVTIPWSAGMVHRTGPRPGAYINLFMTLLSFVHGSIGFIQVWGQPPQQLALEWLHAADLDIALTIEISPISLGAMELVTCISLLAQIYALGYMEKDWSLARFFGLMGFFEGALAGIALSDSLFLSYGLLEMLTLSTYLLVGFWYAQPLVVTAARDAFLTKRVGDIILLMGLVALSSYGEGLNFSELADWADATPLVPWAAAALGLSLIAGPTGKCAQFPLNLWLDEAMEGPNPAGILRNSVVVSSGAYVLIKLQPVFTLSPVSANALIAIGTVTAIGASLMAIAQIDIKRTLSHSTSAYLGLVFIAVGLGHVDIALLILFSHAVAKALLFMSAGGIIMTTSGQNITEMGGLWSRMPATTTAFVVGSAGLVAVTPLGMFWTMHRWLDGTWTNSWWLLAVLAFANLLSAINLTRVFRLVFLGTPQAKTRRAPEVPWPMAIPMVTLSIVTLIAYTVPQHWQFWLSPITPLIAQDSLFSQIAMPIELAAGLIGCVIGFSIELRRAWSRPALISLRFLQDLLAYDFYIEKIYNVTVVAAVSWLSWLSDWIDRYIIDGAVNLVGLATIFSGQGLRYNVSGQFRFYALTILLGVGLLLMVTVNLPS
- a CDS encoding BMC domain-containing protein, translated to MELRNPPSKFIQAAGRSIDFRDQALGLVSTRSFPAIVGTADMMLKSSGVRLVGYEKIGSGYCTAVVRGNLSDVRIAVEAGAETAEQFGQFISKLVISRPLPNLDAVLPIGSRLASIVEGRGHNRLSNQAVGLVETRGFPAMVGACDAMLKAADVQLASYEMVGAGLCTAIIRGRVADVAVAVEAGMHEAERIGELHAVMIIPRPLDDLEDTLPVASCWIERPEPLSIPLDLQDPQEEELVELPDLRSLPQSQEEALEPPMQDEEVLEVFEPEVVQHPESLSQDLPDHDRG
- a CDS encoding CO2 hydration protein, which produces MLSTQLDPSKHPLAAYIYQLESGQALLPDSPVHVTEVVGILKSYGVVLDAYSINLNYIADHQCLVILPFFKYFNGQVSFTKLLQHWWHDRINYEYAEYCMKGMFWHGGGGLDAYLDTPDFRQRAEVLIRDKFKTNPFMLGLHRLFPDFLPEQLRMMAYYSGLGQFWRVMSDMFLSLSDRYDAGEITTIPDVVSHIREGLVAAASQPIVYNVQLGDRTHEIIPPSAGLTFLADTAIPYVEAIFFRGTPFPGTISYNAQAYQIPFYQQDFAYGALFADPLPVGGSGIPPTLLMQDMRHFLPDYLRDLYQQSTRQDDDLRVKICETFQKSMFCVTTATIQGLAPYPLSTTTLDERRANRAYLENWMNRFVTSRIQEVQI
- the rpsU gene encoding 30S ribosomal protein S21, which encodes MTQVLLGENEGIESALRRFKRQVSKAGILADVKSHRHFETPQEKRKRKAVMARRKRRFR
- a CDS encoding carbon dioxide-concentrating mechanism protein CcmK; translated protein: MSIAVGMVETLGFPAVVEAADAMVKAARVTLVGYEKIGSGRVTVIVRGDVSEVQASVAAGIENVKRVNGGQVLSTHIIARPHENLEYVLPIRYTEAVEAFRESVTGIRPMNRP